The Gemmatimonadaceae bacterium DNA segment CCGCGTGACCGCCACCGTGTTCGAGCCGGCATCCTTGTAGACCACCAGACCCACCGCCGCGCCGCCATCGAGCCGCGTCAGCGTGCGGGGCTCGGCCAGGCCGCTCGTCACGGTCGCAATGTCGCGGAGGCGTAGGTTGGCGCTGGCGGGCCCCACCGGCGTCTCGGCGATCTCATCGAGTGCGCGGAACTCCGTGAGGGCTCGCACCGAGAAGCGGAACTGCCCGCGCCGGATCGTGCCGCCGGCGCCGTTGGCGTTGGCCGACTGCACCGCGTTGGCCACGTCGTTGGTGGAGATGCCCAGCGCGCGCATCCGCTCGGGGTCCACCTCGATCTTGATCTCGTCTTCCGGTGCACCCACCACGGCCACGCTGGCCACGCCACCGATCTGCTCCAGGCGCCGCGCGTGCACGTCGTTGGCCGTCCGTCCGAGCAAGCGCAGGTCGTTGAGCCCCGTCAGGCCGATGACGGCGATCGGACGTTCGCCCGGGTCGGAGGTGAGCAGCGTCGGACGCGCCGCGCCTTCGGGCAAGCGCGCGCGCACTTGGTCGAGTCGCTCGCGCACGGTCAGGATCGTCGACGGCATATCCGTGCCCCACGCAAAACGCAGCGTGGTCACGGCCTCGCCGTTGCGACTCACCGACCGCAGCTCCACGAGGCCCGGCGTGGCCGCCACCTGCGCCTCGATCGGCTCGGCCACGAAGCGCGACACTTCCTCGGCCGCTGCACCGGTGTAGGTCGTGCGTACCGTCAGCACGGGGAGCGTCACGTCGGGCAGCAGCGTCACCGGCAGGCGCGTCAGCGACACGCTGCCGAGCAGGACGATGGCCAAGGTCGCGGCCACCGTCGTCACGGGACGACGGACGGCGTAGGCAGTGAGCGACATCGCGCGGCCGGCTTAGGGGTTCCGCTCGCGCGGCGCTACCGCACGGACGGGCGCATCGTGCGTCAGCGTCAGGTGCCCTTCGATGATCACTTGGTCGCCGGGGTTCACGGGGATGATGCCGCTGCTCGAGTCCGGCAGGATCTCCGTCACCTGCCCGTTGCTTCGCCCAGGCAGCACGTAGGTCCACTGCGCGCGGCCGCCCCGCACCACGAACACCAGCGGGCGCCCGTCGCGTTCGATGATGGCGCGCGCCGGCACCAAGCGGCGATTGCTCAGGCGCTGCGCCTCGAGCCGCACGTCGGCGTACATCCCGGGCCGCAGGGCCGAGCCGCCGGACGCGCGCACGAAGGCGCGGCCTGCGCGCGTGGTGCTGTCCACCATCGGCAGGATCGCCGAGACGCGGCCGGGAATGGCCTGGCCCGGCACGGCGGCGCTCGTGATCACCGCCTCGCCGCCGACGCGGATCAGCGGCAGGTCGTGCTCGAGCACGGCGGCCTCGATGCGCAGGCTCTCAAGGTCCACCAGCGCGGCAAGGTCCTGGCCGGCATTGACGCGGTCGCCCACGACGGTGCTGATGCGGTCCACCGTGCCGTTGAACGGCGCGTAGATAGTGGAGCGCTCGCGGGCGAGCTTGGCGCGGTCGAGGCGCACCCGCGCCGCGGCCAGGCCGGAGCGGATCACGAAGGCATCGAGGCGCACCTGCGAGGGCATCACGCCCGTCGCGGCTGAATCAGGCCGGTAGAGGTCTTCATACCGCTGCGTGGCCTCCCTGAGCGCAACTTCCGCTTCGGCGAGGTCGATCTCGAACGGTCGCGCATCGAGTTCGACAATCGGCTGGCCGCGGCGCACGCGGTCGCCCGGGCGCACCAGCACGCGAGCCACCGTCCCCGCGACTTCCGTGCGGATGCGGCCCTCGCTCTCGGAGCGCACCTGCCCCGTGGTATTGATGGAGAGCACGAGGTCGCCGTCGGTGACTTCCGTGGCCACGACGGGCAGCGAGACCGTGCTACCGCCCGACGAACCGGCGGAATCCGAGGCGGTCGAACCGTCTTCGGCGGCGGCGTCCGTGGCGGCATCGCTGGACTTGAGCTTGTCGCAGGCCCCAAGGGCGGCCGCGGCGAGGAGGATCAATGAGAGACGGCGCATCGACATCTGGCTGGGCGTTCGTGGGAAGGTGTCGGGTGTTTGACCCCCGTCGCTATCAGAGGGTTGCCCGCGGTAGCGATTCAGTTCACTTGCGCACGCGCATCCGGGCGATGACCAGCCCACCCGAATCTTCATCATCCAGCGGGACTAGCAACTCGCCGTTGGGCAGCAGCCCCACGGGAAGGTAGAGCCCGCGGACGGACCCTGCATACGCCCCGTCGCTGCCGAAGACATCCAGCACCGGCGGCTTCTCGTTGGCCACTGAACGCTGCACCCACATCGTCGCATCGGCGAGCAGCGCGACGCCGTGCACCTCGAGCATCACCGGAGCGAATCCCACGGTCTGCAGCAGCTCGTCCAGCGGCACCGTACACTCGCCGCCCCCGAAGCGAATCTTGAGCCCCTCCGGATACATCCGCTGCAGGTCCGCGACGGTCGGCGCGCGCTGGGGGAGATCGCGGCGGATGCTGGCGATGAGCCGCGAGCCTTCGAAGAGCTGCAGGCGGTAGTCCGGGCCCAGCGTAGCCAGCATCCGCGCCCCGCTATGCGTCCAGATGATGCGGGGCGAGAAGAAGGCCGGCATCGCGAAGCCCAGGCGCCCGCCGCAGGCCTGCATCATCTTCGGCCGCCCCTCGTTCACCTCGAACAGCGGGGCCGAGCCCAGCGTGTCGAGATACAGCATCGTGCGCGATCCGGTGGAGTCGAACGCCGAGCTCTCCACCCACGCGCCGCCGCTGCGGAAGGCCAGTCCCTGCACGCGGTCGAGCGCCCCGCGGCGCGGCAGGTCTTGGATGGGCTCCAAATCCGGCCCCCAGCGCACGATGGCGTTGCGGCCGAGGTCGAGCACCGCGACGGAATCGCCTTGTTGCAGCAACTGGTACGCGAACTCCATCTCCCCCGGCGCGCCGCCCTTGCGGCCGAAGCTGCGCTCGTAGCGCCCGTCTCGCCCGAAGCGCCGGATGGCCGGTTCGTTCTCGAGCACATACGTGCGGCCCGCACGGTCGGTCAGCACGACCCGCCGCGACACGCCCGTAAACAGCCAGGGTTCACCGAGCGAGTCGGTGAGCAGGCCGAGAGTGTCGAAGCGCCACGCGAGCTCGGCATCCGGGCCAGTGGAGGTGATGATCTTCACGCCGGCCGAGTCGCTGCGGATGACGTTGGCGGCGGCTGGCGTGCCGCGGTCGCAGCCCATCACCGCGAGCAGCAGCAGGCCCGCCGCTGAGATTGGGGGGAATCGCATCGGCCCTATTTGCAGTTGGGGGTTGAGCGGGTCAACCCAGTTCACCAAACCCTAATGAAAGTGGGGACGAGCACCGAGCCCGCCCCCACCGTCTTCCGTCCTCCGTCTTGCCCTCAGTTCCCTCGCAACGGAATCTCCCCCGCCGCGTGGCGCTGCAGATACACCAGGTCGTCCTCGTCCTTGCGCACGGTATAGATCGTGTTCTGTCCGAACCCGACCAGCGTGAGCCCTTCAGGAATGCGCACCTGGAAGGCCACCGCGCCCTGCGCGTTGATCACGTCGTAGAGCGTCCCGCGGGCCTGCGCGTTCTCGGTCCGGCGCACCCAGAGCTCTCCGTTCGGGCGGGCCAGCACACTGGCCAGGCCCGGACGGAACGCCGGCTTGGTCGCCGGCCAATCGGTGAGCGGCTCCAGCGGCGGCGCGTTCGCACCCGGACCCATCTGGGCCGAGCGGGAGATCTGCCCATTGTTGTTCGAGACCAGCATACTCATCTGGTTGGCGCGCGCCGCGTTGCGCAAGCCTTCCTCGTAGCGGATCTCGGCAGCGTTCATCCGCACCGGCGTGTAGGCAATCGGCGCGCCGGCTTGGCGCGTACCATTGGGCAGGATGAAGTCCACGCGATAGTCGGTGCCCCGCACGATCGCCACGCGCCCGTCCGGGAACACCGTCCATTCGTCGCGCGGGGTCAGCGGGTTCGCCGCGCCAATCATCATCCGCATATTGCCCTGCCCGCCGCTCATCTGCGTGTTTCCGCGGGCGAGCTTCACGTAGGCCAGCGTGTCGAGACGCCGCGTGCCGCGGTCAAAGCGCACGAGCGCCGCCGAGTCGGCCTGCTGCGGCCGGCCGTCGGCGTCGAAGCTGATGCCCATCGCTTCGCCGTAGAGGCGACCCTGTGCGTCCGAAGCGCGCGCCACGAGTCCGGCGCCCAGCATCATCATTCCGGGCCCTGGACCGCCGGGACGCGCAGCGCCTTGGCCAGCCGGCGCGCCTGGACGCGCAGCGCCTTGGCCACCCGGAGCGCCGGGGCGTGCCGCGCCCTGGCCGCCACCCGCTGCGCCCGGCCGCACCACCTGACCGCCCGCCGGCGGACCGCCACCCAGCCCCGCCTGCGCCACCGGGTCGGCCTCGGTGCGGAACGTGTTCACCGGCCGCCCGTCCGGCCCGATGACGAGGTAGCGCGAATTCACCGCGTCGTAGAGCAAGGTCGTGTCGCCCGGCGCAGCATACAGCCGCATCGGCAAACCGAATTCCTGCGGGCCGCTGCCTTCACGGCCAATCTTGGTCGCCGAACCGCGGCGCATATCGACAAGGCTTACGACCTTGTCCCGCGGGTCGGCTACGACGAGCCGTCCGTCGCGGAGCTCGCGGATGGAGCCGATGCCCAACTGGCTGAACGGCTCCTCATACTCGGCTTCCGGCGCCGGCAGCGTACGCGGCGCCTGTTGCGCGGCCAGCGGCATCGCCGCCACGGCGAGGGTCACGGTGGCAATCGCTCGAATCGACATCTTCGTTCTCGGAGCTAAGGGTTTCTCCCGCCGGCTTGCGATGCGTGGCGGGACCTCAATTTGTCACCGCCGGCTGCCCGGGGGTTTCCCCGCGCCCCGCCGGGTGGCGCGGGCCCGCCTCACTCGTACCGCAGGGCCTCAATCGGGTCCAAGGCGGCCGCGCGACGCGCCGGGAGGACCCCGAACGTAATCCCGATGGCCGCGCTGAACCCCACCGCCAGCAGCACGGACCCCGGCGTCACTTCCATCGGCCATCCGTTGAGCCGCCCGAGCAGCATCGCCGCGCCGTACCCCGCCGCGACGCCGACCACGCCGCCGATCAGGCAGAGCACCATCGCTTCGAGCAGGAACTGCGCGAGCACGTTGCGCTTCGTCGCGCCCAGCGCCTTCCGCACGCCGATTTCCTTGGTGCGCTCCGTGACCGACACCAGCATAATGTTCATTATCCCGATGCCGCCGACGAGCAACGACACGGCGGCGATGCCGGCGAGCAACCAGGTCAGCGTGGCGCTCGCCTCGGCGCGCGCCGCCAGGAACTGCGAATTGTCCTGGATGCGGAAGTCGTTGCTCTGCTCGGGCCGCAGGCGGTGCGCGCTGCGCAGTGCCGCCTCGATGTCGAGCACGCCCGACATCATCCGCTCGGCATCGACGAGCTTTACATTGATGCGCGCGATACGCTCCGTCCCGAAGATGCGGAACTGGCCGGTGCTCAGCGGAATGAACACCGATTCGTTCGGGTCGTCGCGTCCGCCTTGGGCCGAGGGGTCGAGGACGCCTATCACTTCGAAGTTGATGCCGCGCACCTGGATCTGCTGGCCGACGAGGTCCACCGCCTCGACGTCCTCCACCCGCAGCTCCGCGAGGATCTCGCTGCCGAGGACCGCGACTTGCCGTCGCTGCGCGTGGTCCCCGGCCGAGAGGAACCGCCCGGCCGCCAACGTATAGCGATCGATCTGTTCCAGCTCCGGCAGCGTCGCGATCACGTCGATGTTGCCGTTCTTGTCGCCGATCTGCACCTGCGCCCGGCCGGTCAGGATCGGCGCCACCGCCGCCAGCAAGGGCGCACCGCGCAACGCGTCCGCATCGGCCACGGTCAGGCGCGCGCGCTCTGCGCTCGCCACACCGTTCGTGTACGACTGCCCCGGCTGGATCGTCAACCGGTCGGTGCCCATCGCGTCGAGCTGCGCCTCAACCGCGGCCTGCGCACCCGAGCCCAGCGCAATCATCGTGATCACGGCGCCCACACCGATCACGATGCCCAGTGCCGTCAGGAAGGCGCGCGCCTTCGTCGCCCGCAACGACGAAAGCGCCACCCGGAGGATCTCAATGAACCGCACGGCTCAGCCGCCGCCGAAGGGGCCGCCACCGGCGCGGCGCTGCGCCCACTCCTGCCGCCGCGCCTGCTCGCGCAGCAGTCCCGAGGTCGGCAGGATCAGCACCGTGTCCCCTGGGCTCAGTCCGTCGCGGACCGCGGAGTAGTCATAGTCGGTGAGCCCCGTGGTCACCGGCACGGCGCGGATGCGCCCACCGTCCCGCGTGAACACCACGAAGGCACCCGCCGGTACG contains these protein-coding regions:
- a CDS encoding efflux RND transporter periplasmic adaptor subunit; protein product: MRRLSLILLAAAALGACDKLKSSDAATDAAAEDGSTASDSAGSSGGSTVSLPVVATEVTDGDLVLSINTTGQVRSESEGRIRTEVAGTVARVLVRPGDRVRRGQPIVELDARPFEIDLAEAEVALREATQRYEDLYRPDSAATGVMPSQVRLDAFVIRSGLAAARVRLDRAKLARERSTIYAPFNGTVDRISTVVGDRVNAGQDLAALVDLESLRIEAAVLEHDLPLIRVGGEAVITSAAVPGQAIPGRVSAILPMVDSTTRAGRAFVRASGGSALRPGMYADVRLEAQRLSNRRLVPARAIIERDGRPLVFVVRGGRAQWTYVLPGRSNGQVTEILPDSSSGIIPVNPGDQVIIEGHLTLTHDAPVRAVAPRERNP
- a CDS encoding ABC transporter permease, whose amino-acid sequence is MRFIEILRVALSSLRATKARAFLTALGIVIGVGAVITMIALGSGAQAAVEAQLDAMGTDRLTIQPGQSYTNGVASAERARLTVADADALRGAPLLAAVAPILTGRAQVQIGDKNGNIDVIATLPELEQIDRYTLAAGRFLSAGDHAQRRQVAVLGSEILAELRVEDVEAVDLVGQQIQVRGINFEVIGVLDPSAQGGRDDPNESVFIPLSTGQFRIFGTERIARINVKLVDAERMMSGVLDIEAALRSAHRLRPEQSNDFRIQDNSQFLAARAEASATLTWLLAGIAAVSLLVGGIGIMNIMLVSVTERTKEIGVRKALGATKRNVLAQFLLEAMVLCLIGGVVGVAAGYGAAMLLGRLNGWPMEVTPGSVLLAVGFSAAIGITFGVLPARRAAALDPIEALRYE